Below is a genomic region from Vitis riparia cultivar Riparia Gloire de Montpellier isolate 1030 chromosome 5, EGFV_Vit.rip_1.0, whole genome shotgun sequence.
GTAAATGATGGTAGATTaacaaaaagatttaaaatggTCACTGTATTATTGTTTGATGACTTCAAGAAACCATCCATACTACAAGTCCTGTGAAGTGTGTCTATTTAACCTTGTCCCATGTTCCAGTTAATATGGTCAGTCGCCCTCTACATTGAACTCAATTAACCACAACTTCAAATCtagtaaaataaaagataaaaagtatTTGACGCCAAAACATactaattgaaatttgaaattaacaCCTTAGACAATATAAATGGACATATTAATACGAAAAATCAATACTACATGCAAAGCATCCAATTGGAAAAGCTTTAATACCTCTTAGGAAGTGAAGGCATTAGCTCTTCAACTACCTGAACCACAGCTGAACCATGCATATTATCCTCAGAGGAAGTTTGCTTTGTCTTTGCATCTGTACaaattatcaaaatcatttacATAATTacacaataaaacaatttaGACAGACCACTTTCAAAATTACAGAATCAAATAATGGCCTCTCTCCTTCCATGACTACTGGTCATACCAGAATCCTGAAATCAAAATTAGCTAGATGGATCATCCTGTAGTCTATATTTTCCCCAGAACTTTTATATAGTTTTCCAAGTAAATGAACCATAACTCAGGTGCTCAGAACCATGCTTGGTGCTTGCCTATGTGGGACAGTACTGTTGCATTATAATGACTTTTTGCATAAACTGATGTTACTACAACATGTGAGAAGAAATCCCAactttttttcacaattttcagtTTGTTGAGTTTCTACTTTTCAGCATGGAAAAAGCATGAATCCGCCATATCCCATCTATTTGGATTTAGCTACACAGTCTTTCTTTGCAATCATAAATAATTtggaataaattaattaaaattatggcAGTTCTCCATCATGGAAAATCTTGCCAGCATTTTATAAACTTAATATGTCGGAGAGATTCAGAACTCCTTAACACCATAGTACATGCGTGCATGCCCCCCAATGAATCAACCTCAACTGCCAGGAGGGCAGGCAGTGGAGGTCCTGAAGTTTATTTTAAGCGCCACACTCAATAGTTGAacccttcctttctttttttttgttcccgCAATTCTAGGAAGTTATTATAGGTCTAGTCACCACATTACCGGACTACTTTGTCTTCCCTCTCAAATGCTGGGATGGTCTTGTCCAGAAAACAGTTTAACTTGCAAAATTGcaaacaagaacaaaaaaaattgttataatgaGTGGGTCTAGTTCCACCGCACCTTTTAGTCATCCATCCCACatccttcatttttatgttgataTGCATCTCACAATATGGAGTGGATAAACAAATGGAGTAGAAAAGACCCATGGATAAAATAATAGTTGCACAAATCCTTTTCCACTGTAGTTTATTTCCTAGTTTAACAAGGTGTGCTGAATAAAGAGTACTTTTAATACCTTGAGAATCTTCTGGAATTGACTTGTCACCTTTGAGATACAATTCGTCAATCCTGTCCAAATCTAAGCCATCCATCTGTGCAAACTCATATAATAGATGACCAATAAAGTTGTAAGCAACCATACTTGTTTCATCACAAATTTCTTGTACAGCAAGGTATCTGTTTCTTTTCTCGCATTGCATATTATGCATGAATCTTGCCTGCATAAATTTTGCTTCTTCGCTTGAGAAATCCAAAGGGGAAAAATCAAGTGGATTTGCTGAATCAATTTTAGATTCTTCTCCCTCAGCATAAGTTCCAGCACCATTTCCTTTAGGCATAGATGCAAATGAAATGGAATCAACTGGTTCTACTTTAACCATACTTCTGTGGTACTGAGTTCCATCTTGATTTATTGGGCTATTCAGAAATTTAGATTCCCAACATGGAGAGGAACAGACATTTTCATTAACTACTGAGGTAGGCGACTTGTAATCaactagttgtgcatgccctataCTTTCTGCTAGGTACTGAGTTCCATCTTGATTTATTTGGCTGTTCAGAAATTTAGATTCCCAACATGGAGACGAATAGACATTTTCATTAACTGCTGAGGTAGGCGACTTGTAATcaactagttgtgtatgccctATACTTTCTGCTAGGCTATTTGAATTGTTGCAATCAAATCTACAACTCTTTGGGAGTCCCATCTGCTCATCATCGccaccatcaccaccatcatcactttcttctAAATCTTCCACATATGCATCTGCATAGTCTTCATCAAACTCTTGCTCAGGAAGCAAGTCCCACATAATCTGCTTCATCTGAGCACTCACACCCAGTACACATTCTATCTCTTCTTCCTTTCCCTCTTTTGAAAGAAATCTAGGTGGAGTACCTTGAGAGCTTCTGTTAATAATAGCAATAGCATCTAATAAAGACTTTGGAATGGTGTCCATATCACTGCACTCAAAAAGATATTCAGTCAACAGTTTCTTTATTGCAAATCGCAAAGACCCATTTGAGATTTCGGCACTTGGATCTAGCAAAAGTTGCAAGTTCTTCAGCATCggaaatcttattttattttcaattaaccAAATGGCCTTTCTTATATCTTTCTGCAGTTCTTCTATCTCTGGTGAGAACTGAAGAAACTCCGTAGCAGAGGCATTCTGATGGCCAAATTCTAGATTCAATGATAGATCTCCAATGGCCATTGCTTTGGCCAATGGTTCTTGTAGCTCATCCCCATTACCAAGATCTGAAAGCATCTTCAAACTAGTTTTCCTCACTTGTTTTATTAAACCTTTCCGAGACCATCCTGATCTGTGAGGTTTTAACTGAAGCATGCCTGGAATGCCTCTAAGCCTCCTGTGCATTGCCATCAGGGCCTGAGAAGGCATGCTCTCAAGTCTTCCCAGTACCTTGGTAACCGCAGGATGATGAGACTGGAAGGTGATTGTCAAAGGAATTGGAcaattctcttgaaaattatgTGGATCCTTCAGcaattgatatatttgtttagACACACTAATCTGGTGACTATTGGTACTCTGATTTCTAAGTACTTTTTGGAGGTATTCTTTAATCACCCTTTTCATCTTTCTGCGTGTTTTGTCAAACTTCAATAAGCCTCCTGTAAGTATCTTAGCTAGAAGGTAAAGCCCATTGTTGGTCATATTATCAAGCAGGTTGGAAAGTACCCTTCCAATACTAAACAAATCAAACTGTTGTTCATTATCTTGGACTGCATGATGCTCTGTTTCGGCACTACATGCGCCAAAGcctttttcaacaaaatttttaacagTCTCATAGAATacctgaaaagaaaaagaaaaaattggctAACTAAAAGGAGAGCATTAAGATGTGCAACATCATCTG
It encodes:
- the LOC117914608 gene encoding uncharacterized protein LOC117914608, producing the protein MEFYGTDWESLFLRIEEGEEELKCKRRWLMGIHETSKSKRRRLKVSKFIKNWSLSESLLREDDVFYETVKNFVEKGFGACSAETEHHAVQDNEQQFDLFSIGRVLSNLLDNMTNNGLYLLAKILTGGLLKFDKTRRKMKRVIKEYLQKVLRNQSTNSHQISVSKQIYQLLKDPHNFQENCPIPLTITFQSHHPAVTKVLGRLESMPSQALMAMHRRLRGIPGMLQLKPHRSGWSRKGLIKQVRKTSLKMLSDLGNGDELQEPLAKAMAIGDLSLNLEFGHQNASATEFLQFSPEIEELQKDIRKAIWLIENKIRFPMLKNLQLLLDPSAEISNGSLRFAIKKLLTEYLFECSDMDTIPKSLLDAIAIINRSSQGTPPRFLSKEGKEEEIECVLGVSAQMKQIMWDLLPEQEFDEDYADAYVEDLEESDDGGDGGDDEQMGLPKSCRFDCNNSNSLAESIGHTQLVDYKSPTSAVNENVYSSPCWESKFLNSQINQDGTQYLAESIGHAQLVDYKSPTSVVNENVCSSPCWESKFLNSPINQDGTQYHRSMVKVEPVDSISFASMPKGNGAGTYAEGEESKIDSANPLDFSPLDFSSEEAKFMQARFMHNMQCEKRNRYLAVQEICDETSMVAYNFIGHLLYEFAQMDGLDLDRIDELYLKGDKSIPEDSQDAKTKQTSSEDNMHGSAVVQVVEELMPSLPKSKIEKVKELMGLQ